In a single window of the Notamacropus eugenii isolate mMacEug1 chromosome 4, mMacEug1.pri_v2, whole genome shotgun sequence genome:
- the CCDC117 gene encoding coiled-coil domain-containing protein 117 isoform X2: MVTQLSVRYRKKHKREEEDESCPLRKKRLTEAVLCASPGDWLLCAHEGTESPGANECRSGLSVSGMFDNLCEEMDQTTGEPQCEAARRRLQEIEDRIIDEDEEVETDRRTSHLPSLVLSDTLKTGLRSGFDEALTKKIIESMSRPSMELVLWKPLPELLPDKPKPSTRAKNYEEQPGGDQRKHSGAGPAFRQQTELFSEPQQMGVPLYSSLDTAGCAEEEMEL; encoded by the exons ATGGTCACTCA ACTTTCAGTCCGATACAGAAAGAAACACAAGCGAGAAGAGGAGGATGAAAG TTGTCCTCTAAGGAAGAAAAGGCTGACAGAAGCAGTGCTCTGTGCCAGTCCTGGTGATTGGCTCCTGTGTGCCCATGAGGGCACAGAGAGTCCCGGGGCAAACGAGTGCCGCAGCGGCCTCTCTGTATCGGGCATGTTTGATAATCTTTGTGAGGAAATGGATCAGACCACAGGAGAGCCACAGTGTGAGGCTGCCCGAAGGAGGCTGCAAGAGATTGAAGACAG GATAattgatgaagatgaagaagttGAAACTGACCGGCGCACCAGTCACCTGCCCAGTCTTGTTCTGTCGGATACTCTGAAGACAGGCCTCAGGAGTGGGTTTGATGAAGCccttacaaagaaaataattgagtCCAT GAGCCGTCCTTCCATGGAGTTGGTGCTCTGGAAACCTCTCCCAGAACTCCTTCCTGATAAGCCAAAGCCTTCAACTCGTGCTAAGAACTATGAAGAACAGCCTGGAGGGGACCAGAGGAAGCACTCGGGAGCCGGCCCTGCCTTCCGCCAACAGACTGAGCTCTTCTCAGAGCCCCAACAGATGGGTGTCCCTCTCTACAGTAGCCTGGACACAGCTGGCTGCGCAGAAGAAGAGATGGAACTTTAG
- the CCDC117 gene encoding coiled-coil domain-containing protein 117 isoform X1, producing the protein MAALGRPFPGLPLSLQAPPQPSFHGRPFPGPGGPGPAAPGLAGLRSPASRGRLSVRYRKKHKREEEDESCPLRKKRLTEAVLCASPGDWLLCAHEGTESPGANECRSGLSVSGMFDNLCEEMDQTTGEPQCEAARRRLQEIEDRIIDEDEEVETDRRTSHLPSLVLSDTLKTGLRSGFDEALTKKIIESMSRPSMELVLWKPLPELLPDKPKPSTRAKNYEEQPGGDQRKHSGAGPAFRQQTELFSEPQQMGVPLYSSLDTAGCAEEEMEL; encoded by the exons ATGGCCGCCCTGGGCCGGCCCTTCCCGGGGCTGCCCCTCAGCCTGCAGGCGCCGCCGCAGCCCTCCTTCCACGGCCGCCCCTTCCCGGGCCCTGGGGGCCCCGGCCCCGCCGCCCCCGGCCTGGCCGGCCTGCGGAGCCCCGCGTCCCGAGGCCG ACTTTCAGTCCGATACAGAAAGAAACACAAGCGAGAAGAGGAGGATGAAAG TTGTCCTCTAAGGAAGAAAAGGCTGACAGAAGCAGTGCTCTGTGCCAGTCCTGGTGATTGGCTCCTGTGTGCCCATGAGGGCACAGAGAGTCCCGGGGCAAACGAGTGCCGCAGCGGCCTCTCTGTATCGGGCATGTTTGATAATCTTTGTGAGGAAATGGATCAGACCACAGGAGAGCCACAGTGTGAGGCTGCCCGAAGGAGGCTGCAAGAGATTGAAGACAG GATAattgatgaagatgaagaagttGAAACTGACCGGCGCACCAGTCACCTGCCCAGTCTTGTTCTGTCGGATACTCTGAAGACAGGCCTCAGGAGTGGGTTTGATGAAGCccttacaaagaaaataattgagtCCAT GAGCCGTCCTTCCATGGAGTTGGTGCTCTGGAAACCTCTCCCAGAACTCCTTCCTGATAAGCCAAAGCCTTCAACTCGTGCTAAGAACTATGAAGAACAGCCTGGAGGGGACCAGAGGAAGCACTCGGGAGCCGGCCCTGCCTTCCGCCAACAGACTGAGCTCTTCTCAGAGCCCCAACAGATGGGTGTCCCTCTCTACAGTAGCCTGGACACAGCTGGCTGCGCAGAAGAAGAGATGGAACTTTAG